A portion of the Kazachstania africana CBS 2517 chromosome 2, complete genome genome contains these proteins:
- the MNL1 gene encoding alpha-1,2-mannosidase MNL1 (similar to Saccharomyces cerevisiae MNL1 (YHR204W); ancestral locus Anc_4.383) — translation MSIRIRLILLFSLLSGFVKALQTTPPFKEYSFNKYELESYKEQVQNLIYYGLDNYLHYGYPYDEVKPISCIPKSRNFENAGDLPTNDVLGNFTTTLIDSLTTVAIIGDKQKFKELVTLMKDTYPNSNFNIPATIQVFETTIRVVGGLISAHLYATDPSKKAYMNPEEYDGFLLTLASDMADRLLPAYLTSTGLPVSRVNLRYKTGRIPHDQLYENNVAAMASPMFEFTMLSYLTGDSKYEQVTRYAFNKVWSMKSRLNLLPISFNPEQRLCYSTMSGIGASIDSFYEYALKGAVLFDDAELYRIWEDSYEALRINSKSDWFYTNVEANSGYIVTNWIDSLSAFFPGLQVLAGEVEDATLKNLMSLKLWNTYGGIPERWKFESDKDNNENKDNPLPLEWYPLRPEFIESTYFLYRATRDPFYLNIGKQILNDFQTRFKSKCGFSGIQHLLHGTSQDRMESFVLSESLKYLFLLFDENNELHKSRDNVIFSTEAHPFWLKPKQIRSYKIAAKNNDPLYSNHLIQVKLNEAKYLKGLHKVKAGSKLKKLARQIFDSGIDNEEAIKPNPKNSSNTERPFNNGMCKKIISEYANGYTLPSSPLLSRLNVLFDIDRRYNNTLIRPEYLKDYQGMEIRNGFYSHWADPKYSKSKVPATTESFDLIFDYTGDYESPIEIDNDILKCKSFNGRRKLRLERVRPGTVDTFGNRYSFEPFIELDRKDVTKKTCDKVDELYSSAVLYRAAMLDGIPLSENGSIHINKSAIIVHEGNDTTDDIDISLGMNRNNQLLFGCIPVVNIFLE, via the coding sequence ATGTCGATACGAATACGACTTATTCTGCTGTTCAGTTTACTTTCAGGATTTGTAAAGGCTCTCCAGACTACACCACCTTTCAAGGAATACTCGTTCAACAAGTACGAATTAGAATCATATAAAGAACAGGTCCAgaatttaatttattatggGTTAGATAACTATCTTCATTATGGCTACCCATATGATGAAGTGAAGCCTATTTCCTGCATTCCAAAGTCTagaaactttgaaaatgcaGGAGATCTACCGACCAATGACGTCCTAGGAAATTTCACTACCACTTTAATTGATTCTCTAACCACTGTAGCGATAATAGGTGacaaacaaaaattcaagGAATTGGTAACTTTGATGAAGGATACCTACCCCAAttccaatttcaatatccCAGCTACTATTCAGGTATTTGAAACGACCATTCGTGTGGTGGGTGGTCTTATCAGCGCCCATCTGTACGCTACTGATCCTTCTAAGAAAGCTTATATGAATCCTGAGGAATACGATGGATTTTTGTTGACATTGGCTAGCGATATGGCAGACAGATTGCTACCAGCATATTTGACATCCACTGGATTACCCGTATCTCGAGTTAACTTAAGGTATAAGACAGGTAGGATTCCCCATGATCAATTATACGAAAATAATGTTGCTGCCATGGCTTCTCCAATGTTCGAGTTCACAATGCTTTCATATTTAACAGGCGATTCTAAATATGAACAAGTCACAAGATATGCTTTCAATAAAGTTTGGTCGATGAAATCTAGATTAAATTTGTTACCCATATCTTTTAACCCTGAGCAAAGACTTTGTTACTCCACTATGTCTGGGATTGGTGCATCTATTGATTCATTTTACGAATACGCATTAAAGGGAGCTGTACTTTTTGATGATGCTGAATTATATCGAATCTGGGAAGATTCTTACGAGGCACTACGAATCAACTCCAAAAGCGATTGGTTTTACACCAACGTCGAAGCAAACTCTGGATACATAGTAACGAATTGGATAGATTCATTGAGTGCGTTTTTCCCAGGTTTACAGGTGCTGGCCGGTGAAGTAGAGGATGCAACATTAAAGAATCTCATGTCATTAAAATTGTGGAATACGTACGGTGGTATACCTGAAAGATGGAAGTTTGAAAGTGACAaggataataatgaaaataaagataatcCACTTCCTTTAGAGTGGTATCCATTGAGACCTGAATTTATAGAATCGACATACTTCCTATACAGAGCCACAAGAGAtcctttttatttgaatattggTAAACAAATCCTGAACGATTTCCAAACGAGATTCAAATCGAAATGTGGATTTTCCGGTATACAGCATTTATTGCATGGAACAAGCCAAGATAGAATGGAATCCTTTGTTCTCAGtgaatcattgaaatacttgtttttattgtttgatgaaaataatgaactTCATAAAAGCAGAGACAACGTTATTTTCAGTACTGAAGCTCATCCGTTTTGGTTGAAACCAAAACAAATTCGAAGTTATAAAATTGCTGCGAAGAATAACGATCCGCTATATTCTAATCATTTGATACAAGTCAAGTTAAATGAGGctaaatatttgaaaggCTTACATAAAGTTAAAGCAggatcaaaattaaaaaaattagccaggcaaatttttgatagtGGAATTGACAACGAAGAAGCAATCAAACCTAATCCAAAGAATTCATCAAACACAGAAAGACCATTTAATAATGGTATGTGCAAGAAAATAATCAGTGAATATGCTAACGGATACACACTACCCTCTTCGCCCTTGTTGAGTCGTCTCAATGTATTGTTTGACATTGACCGAAGATATAACAACACTTTGATCAGACCGGAATATCTGAAAGATTACCAGGGCATGGAGATTAGGAATGGATTTTATTCCCACTGGGCTGATCCAAAATATAGTAAATCTAAGGTCCCTGCAACTACGGAatcatttgatttaattttcGATTATACGGGGGACTACGAATCACCCATAGAAATTGACAATGATATATTAAAATGTAAGTCCTTCAACGGAAGAAGAAAGCTCAGATTAGAACGAGTAAGACCCGGGACAGTTGACACTTTTGGCAATCGCTACTCGTTTGAACCATTTATAGAACTAGACCGCAAAGACGTTACGAAGAAAACATGCGACAAAGTTGATGAACTGTATTCTTCAGCTGTACTATATAGAGCCGCGATGCTAGACGGCATCCCCCTTTCAGAAAACGGTAGCATACATATCAACAAGTCCGCAATTATCGTACATGAGGGCAATGATACTACTGATGACATTGACATCTCTCTGGGAATGAACAGGAACAACCAGCTCTTATTCGGTTGCATCCCAGTAGTGAACATCTTCTTGGAGTGA
- the SCH9 gene encoding serine/threonine protein kinase SCH9 (similar to Saccharomyces cerevisiae SCH9 (YHR205W); ancestral locus Anc_4.384), whose product MNFFGSKNESNPDSTKNNNANLRLNINTSNNAYFPKFTAQTATPTTAISQNLYAIGTTGLAGINNESPLSQGDNNNGLTAATNNPQVLISQPTSSSTYTAKESLTQVSHGYSSLSSGSSTMTNHSNIQQHHDTKDTGTLSSRLHNGQPEATATTFAKGSDADTDIPRGRLEVTIIQARNLSIRTTNSQPYVVCTFESSEFISDGPETIKNTHSDLSGKHNKLSVDLPVVREFKKRPLYTHSSSSQLDKLIINNNATNEGENALVRNANDLDNTLNDSNSSNPTWHHKATFDVIGAHSELDISVYDALNDDMFLGQTRLHPRIHNSRMVSSENWYKLQSRVIDENVSGEILIKWNYSSIKKRHYGPQDFEVLRLLGKGTFGQVYQVRKKDTKRIYAMKVLSKKVIVKKNEVAHTIGERNILATTAGDSCPFIVGLKFSFQTPADLYLVTDYMSGGELFWHLQKEGRFAEYRAKFYIAELVLALEYLHDNDIVYRDLKPENILLDANGNIALCDFGLSKADLKDRTNTFCGTTEYLAPELLLDETGYTKMVDFWSLGVLIFEMCCGWSPFFAEDNQRMYQKIAFGKVKFPRDVLSPEGRSFVKGLLNRNPKHRLGAIDDGRELRAHPFFSDIDWEALKQKKIPPPFKPHLTSETDTSNFDPEFTTASTSYMNKNQNIAATPLSPGMQAKFAGFTFVDESAMEDFHNSTYNNRKLLQNSYYMEPGSFIPGNPNLPPDEDVIDDEQEYENDKITNGSSQIDFDGDHHMDDEFVSGRFEI is encoded by the coding sequence ATGAATTTCTTTGGATCCAAGAATGAATCTAATCCTGATTCAACCAAGAATAATAATGCAAATCTCAGATTAAATATTAatacttcaaataatgCTTATTTTCCCAAGTTCACAGCACAAACAGCAACACCAACCACTGCTATAAGTCAGAATCTATACGCGATAGGAACCACAGGGTTGGCAGGtataaataatgaatctCCCCTCTCTCAAGGCGACAACAATAATGGACTGACCGCTGCTACAAACAACCCTCAAGTATTAATATCACAACCAACTTCATCATCTACCTATACAGCTAAAGAATCCTTAACGCAGGTCTCACATGGATATTCTTCCTTGTCTTCAGGAAGTTCCACTATGACGAATCATAGCAACATACAGCAACATCATGATACGAAAGATACTGGCACCCTTTCATCTCGTCTGCATAACGGACAACCAGAAGCTACTGCAACCACTTTTGCAAAGGGCTCCGATGCAGACACTGATATACCGAGAGGAAGATTAGAAGTCACCATCATACAAGCTAGAAATCTCTCAATCAGAACAACGAACTCTCAACCTTATGTTGTTTGTACTTTTGAAAGCTCAGAATTTATTTCAGATGGTCCAGAAACGATAAAAAACACACACTCAGATTTAAGTGGAAAACATAACAAATTGAGCGTAGATTTACCTGTAGTTAGGGAATTTAAGAAAAGACCACTCTATACACATAGTTCATCCTCGCAACTAGATAAACTaataattaataataatgcaaCTAATGAAGGTGAAAATGCTCTGGTCAGAAACGCCAATGACCTAGATAATACCCTTAACGACAGCAATTCTTCCAATCCAACATGGCACCATAAAGCTACTTTTGATGTAATTGGCGCACATTCGGAGCTGGATATATCAGTGTACGATGCTctaaatgatgatatgTTTTTAGGCCAAACAAGATTACACCCTCGTATTCATAATTCCAGAATGGTATCGTCTGAAAATTGGTATAAATTACAAAGCCGTGTAATCGATGAGAACGTCAGCGGTGAAATTTTAATCAAATGGAACTATTCATCGATTAAGAAGAGACACTATGGCCCtcaagattttgaagtgTTGAGATTACTTGGGAAAGGTACTTTTGGTCAGGTATATCAagtaagaaaaaaagatacgaaaagaatatatgCAATGAAAGTTTTATCCAAAAAGGTTATTGTCAAAAAGAATGAAGTGGCCCATACTATAGGTGAAAGAAACATTTTAGCAACAACAGCAGGCGATTCATGTCCTTTTATAGTGggtttaaaattttcattccaAACGCCAGCAGATTTATACCTGGTAACAGATTATATGAGTGGTGGTGAACTGTTTTGGCATTTACAAAAGGAAGGTAGATTTGCAGAATATCGTGCTAAGTTTTACATAGCAGAGTTAGTTTTAGCTCTAGAATACTTACATGACAATGACATCGTTTATAGAGATTTGAAGCCCGAGAATATCTTATTGGATGCCAATGGTAACATTGCATTATGTGATTTTGGTCTTTCAAAAGCAGATTTAAAGGACCGTACAAATACCTTTTGTGGAACAACAGAATATTTGGCACCAGAGCTTCTGTTAGATGAAACGGGATACACTAAAATGGTTGATTTTTGGTCCTTGGGTGTCttaatatttgaaatgtGCTGTGGTTGGTCGCCATTTTTTGCTGAAGATAATCAGAGAAtgtatcaaaaaattgccTTTGGTAAAGTAAAATTTCCTCGTGATGTATTATCTCCAGAAGGAAGGTCCTTCGTTAAAGGTCTGTTAAACAGAAATCCAAAGCATAGATTAGGAGCAATTGATGATGGGAGGGAATTGAGGGCGCATCCTTTTTTCTCTGACATTGATTGGGAAGCATtgaagcaaaagaaaattccaCCACCTTTCAAACCACATTTGACTTCTGAAACTGACACATCGAATTTTGATCCAGAATTCACAACAGCTTCAACGTCTTATATGaataaaaatcaaaatattgctGCCACGCCTTTGTCTCCAGGTATGCAAGCAAAATTCGCCGGTTTCACCTTTGTTGATGAATCTGCAATGGAGGACTTTCACAATTCAACTTATAATAACCGCAAACTTCTCCAGAATTCATACTATATGGAGCCAGGCTCTTTTATCCCAGGTAATCCAAATTTACCGCCCGATGAAGATGTGATAGATGATGAACAAGAGTATGAAAATGACAAGATTACTAATGGATCTAGCCAAATTGACTTTGATGGGGATCATCACATGGATGATGAGTTCGTCAGTGGCAGATTCGAAATTTAA
- the SKN7 gene encoding kinase-regulated stress-responsive transcription factor SKN7 (similar to Saccharomyces cerevisiae SKN7 (YHR206W) and HMS2 (YJR147W); ancestral locus Anc_4.385), which produces MSFDSHNLNVDIPAVMKASANLIPAEADLQNITTETTTNISGNKSKTNSSKNNSKAASNEFVRKLYNILENNEYPDIVRWTARGDSFVVLDTGKFTTKILPNHFKHSNFASFVRQLNKYDFHKIKTKPDDKEKLIYGELSWEFQHPCFRIHDASQLDNIKRKLTSQKKMDDRPPVGVNKNHPSQQNEQGAMHTVSNDTINLLRKRVDGLEKELRMYKDENLNSKVEVQKLNSKYNTVLSSLVAFKTVNENLMNNFNILCSTLVNHGIELPHPLYATGNYHSSKSTGPDSSGNSSKTHNPLPLMVQDTKFHSQQQGVVHQADSMMNISNNTTISPPVKSEESLDLNNIVLRKGFHVLLVEDDAISIQLCSKFLRKYGCTVEVVTDGLSAISTLEKFRYDLVLMDIVMPNLDGATATSIIRSFDNQTPIIAMTGNIEDQDLITYLQHGMNDILAKPFTRDDLHSMLIRYLKDRVPLCEQQSSQQDRRLSSQSSHNQSNTPQQHLQLSVAPQQISPSSTQFPSSNQSQSAFHNTAYDENSHILKKQHT; this is translated from the coding sequence ATGAGTTTCGATTCACATAACTTAAATGTAGATATTCCAGCTGTTATGAAGGCTTCGGCTAATTTGATCCCCGCTGAAGCTGATTTGCAAAACATCACCACTGAAACAACTACCAATATTAGTGGAAATAAAAGCAAAACTAATAGttccaaaaataatagtaagGCAGCATCCAATGAGTTCGTTAGAAAACTTTACAACATcttagaaaataatgaatacCCAGATATTGTTCGCTGGACAGCTAGAGGTGACAGTTTTGTTGTTTTGGATACTGGAAAATTTAcgacaaaaattttaccaaatCACTTCAagcattcaaattttgccAGTTTCGTTAGACAGCTGAATAAATATGATTTTCACAAAATCAAAACTAAACCagatgataaagaaaagctGATATATGGTGAACTAAGCTGGGAATTTCAGCATCCTTGTTTTAGAATTCATGATGCATCTCAATTGGacaatataaaaagaaaattaacaTCTCAAAAGAAGATGGATGATCGTCCCCCTGTTGGCGTTAATAAAAACCATCCCTCCCAACAAAATGAACAGGGAGCGATGCATACTGTTAGTAATGACACTATCAATCTTTTACGAAAAAGAGTCGATGGTTTAGAAAAAGAGTTACGAATGTACAAAGACGAGAACTTAAACTCTAAAGTGGAAGTTCAAAAGCTAAATTCCAAATACAATACGGTTTTGAGTAGTCTTGTTGCATTCAAAACGGTTAACgaaaatttaatgaacAATTTCAACATACTGTGTTCCACTTTAGTAAATCATGGGATTGAACTACCCCACCCACTATATGCTACCGGTAATTATCATTCCAGCAAGAGCACTGGCCCTGATAGCAGTGGTAATAGTTCGAAAACGCATAATCCCCTACCTCTAATGGTGCAAGATACTAAATTTCATTCACAGCAACAAGGGGTCGTACATCAAGCAGATTCAATGATGAATATATCAAACAATACAACTATATCACCTCCTGTAAAGAGTGAAGAATCGTTAGACCTTAATAATATCGTTCTTAGGAAGGGCTTTCACGTCTTACTAGTTGAAGACGACGCTATCTCAATTCAACTTTGTTCCAAATTCCTTAGAAAATATGGTTGTACAGTGGAGGTTGTTACTGATGGCCTTTCTGCAATTTCAACTTTAGAGAAGTTTAGATATGATCTCGTACTAATGGATATTGTGATGCCCAACTTAGATGGAGCAACTGCTACGTCCATTATAAGGAGCTTCGATAACCAAACACCGATCATTGCTATGACAGGTAATATTGAAGACCAAGATTTAATAACTTATTTGCAACATGGCATGAACGACATCTTAGCTAAACCGTTTACTAGAGATGACCTGCATTCTATGTTGATACGCTACCTTAAAGATAGAGTGCCTTTATGCGAACAACAATCATCACAGCAAGACAGGAGATTATCTTCTCAATCAAGCCACAACCAGTCCAATACTCCACAACAACATTTACAGCTATCCGTGGCTCCACAACAGATATCTCCCAGTAGCACTCAATTTCCGTCAAGTAACCAATCGCAGTCAGCATTTCATAATACAGCATACGATGAGAATTctcatattttgaagaaacaacATACATAA
- the SET5 gene encoding S-adenosylmethionine-dependent methyltransferase (similar to Saccharomyces cerevisiae SET5 (YHR207C); ancestral locus Anc_4.386), producing the protein MPVTIKTLLLNDAVPSQPPDSVKPTVRQIVDDVVLLWREEPSSEGLEISRLYQKVQKRHVEWQLEEDVLRDTLIKHSLYFNDESQLNTYDDRIEFPPILLKKSYKKVDIACNNEERKLLAKTALDVGDLIYTESSPIVVIPPMDKMALIKSGKACIYCGNSLSNISSHFIIKNGLDCNDCNGVWCTKTCRKNDIIHSALYHDKSKNKSKITIKSHNWILFAKYCQEKLFVAAYSVGIIFAKILLSNEEDSTKTRAQFESLAQVSQRIRINLSDSTNIGGTLDITSGAMAVDDPESVWQEAYSLFTKTFPMLEGDIDLERFLCYIGKFNINQISNQVYQLTSLANHSCEPNARYEIDSKLELKVYARRKIKPGEEIFLTYVNPLHGVNLRRRELRVNWGFLCKCSRCLKELKYSKLRINSETSQLKVLDEKKRRKSSMKSRRPDLTELLKNPQEFDLEIPETLGFGGRRRTSVRFDSNVTFAVEE; encoded by the coding sequence ATGCCAGTTACCATTAAGACGTTATTATTAAACGATGCTGTACCGTCGCAGCCTCCTGATAGTGTCAAGCCAACTGTAAGGCAAATAGTCGACGACGTTGTACTCCTATGGAGAGAGGAGCCTTCCTCTGAAGGGTTAGAGATTTCTCGACTGTACCAAAAAGTTCAGAAAAGGCATGTAGAGTGGCAACTTGAGGAAGATGTGCTGAGAGATACTCTAATAAAGCATAGCTTATATTTTAACGATGAGTCACAATTGAATACTTATGATGACCGAATAGAATTTCCCCCCATTCTGCTAAAAAAGAGTTATAAGAAGGTAGACATTGCTTgcaataatgaagaaagaaaactGCTGGCAAAGACCGCTCTCGATGTAGGTGATTTGATATACACGGAATCTTCTCCCATTGTGGTAATACCTCCAATGGACAAAATGGCCTTGATTAAAAGTGGCAAAGCGTGTATTTATTGCGGGAACTCACTAAGTAACATTAGTTCtcatttcattatcaaaaatggcCTTGATTGTAATGATTGTAATGGTGTTTGGTGTACAAAGACGTGTAGAAAAAACGATATTATTCATTCTGCACTATATCATGACAAATCTAAAAATAAGTCTAAAATAACAATTAAATCTCACAACTGGATACTATTTGCAAAATATtgtcaagaaaaattgtttgTAGCTGCGTATTCTGTTGGAATCATATTTGCCAAAATTctactttcaaatgaagaagattcgACAAAAACAAGGGCCCAATTTGAATCATTGGCCCAAGTATCACAAAGAATTAGAATAAATTTGAGTGATTCCACTAATATTGGTGGAACACTTGATATTACAAGCGGTGCAATGGCAGTAGATGATCCGGAATCTGTATGGCAAGAAGCTTATAGTCTATTTACAAAGACTTTTCCGATGCTTGAAGGTGATATCGATTTGGAACGATTTCTATGTTATATAGGGAAGTTCAacataaatcaaatttccaaTCAGGTTTATCAACTAACTTCTTTAGCGAATCATAGTTGTGAACCTAATGCCCGCTACGAGATCGATAGCAAGTTAGAATTGAAAGTGTATGctagaagaaaaatcaagCCAGGAGAGGAAATATTTCTCACATATGTTAATCCATTACATGGTGTGAATTTAAGGAGAAGAGAATTGAGAGTGAATTGGGGGTTTTTGTGTAAATGTAGTCGTTGCCTGAAAGAGCTTAAGTACTCGAAATTGCGCATCAACTCTGAGACATCtcaattgaaagttttggacgaaaagaaaagaagaaaatcatcaatgaaAAGTAGAAGACCCGATTTAACAGAGCTGCTGAAAAATCCacaagaatttgatttagAAATACCTGAAACCTTAGGTTTTGGTGGGAGAAGACGGACCTCTGTCCGATTTGACAGCAATGTAACTTTTGCAGttgaagaatga
- the FMP10 gene encoding Fmp10p (similar to Saccharomyces cerevisiae YER182W; ancestral locus Anc_4.387) has product MYKTNLIMLGKRGLHYSTAQFKTKIKPKRWIPYSIFGVSFFTGWIFTQQMTFTDLMAYWRYDKLPQDAEEVRNYQGNLLQRAERLPVVRQLKSSGYIEVFPKRRTDDKLIDQTLSTPGGIAISPKIYYNPASKETVGIYHLGMKLTGYPFIVHGGILATVMEDLMRESVKIIKNKEGEKTKDLKVSYKLPTLANQFVVIRTTKIENIGKNIKLSVDVMDETGNRNLVKGQGIFSA; this is encoded by the coding sequence ATGTATAAAACGAATCTGATCATGTTAGGTAAGCGTGGCTTACATTATAGCACGGCTCAATTCAAAACGAAAATTAAGCCAAAGAGGTGGATCCCTTATTCGATATTTGGTGTCAGCTTCTTTACTGGCTGGATATTTACACAACAAATGACTTTTACCGATTTAATGGCATACTGGCGTTATGATAAGTTACCGCAGGATGCAGAAGAAGTGAGGAACTATCAAGGTAATCTGCTTCAACGAGCAGAACGCCTCCCTGTGGTTAGACAGTTAAAATCTTCTGGATATATCGAAGTGTTTCCAAAGAGAAGAACTGATGATAAATTGATCGATCAGACATTGAGTACACCAGGTGGCATTGCAATTTCTCCCAAGATATACTACAACCCAGCAAGTAAAGAAACCGTGGGTATTTATCATTTGGGGATGAAACTGACGGGATATCCCTTTATAGTTCATGGTGGCATCTTGGCTACAGTTATGGAAGATTTAATGAGGGAAAGTGTAAAGATTATTAAAAACAAAGAAGGTGAGAAAACCAAAGACTTGAAAGTCTCATACAAATTACCCACGCTTGCCAATCAGTTTGTAGTAATTAGGACtacaaaaattgagaaCATTGGGAAAAACATCAAATTAAGTGTGGATGTTATGGATGAAACCGGGAATAGGAACTTGGTAAAGGGTCAAGGAATATTCAGTGCATAA
- the FAU1 gene encoding 5-formyltetrahydrofolate cyclo-ligase (similar to Saccharomyces cerevisiae FAU1 (YER183C); ancestral locus Anc_4.388), with protein sequence MKQALRKSIAKTLETINKSEVEVQSKHITNALKPLIKPSYSVACFMSMDHGEVNTFEILQYLFSQGNNVYLPRCTHTRKTRHVTLRGKQERHHPHLTFHKMQNLEQVCSLKPSGKYKLREPPEEGPAPLPAKLDIILVPGVAFNVKDGARLGWGAGYYDDFFRRYQLHHRSDTPLLVGLALNQQVVDHIPLEPHDYVMDCIASGDGKLHWIHEDKLNK encoded by the coding sequence ATGAAGCAAGCGTTAAGAAAGAGCATTGCAAAAACTTTAGAGACTATTAACAAGTCAGAAGTTGAGGTACAGTCCAAACATATCACCAATGCGCTAAAACCACTGATCAAACCAAGCTATTCAGTAGCTTGCTTTATGAGTATGGATCATGGTGAAGTGAACACTTTTGAGATTCTCCAATATTTGTTCTCACAGGGTAACAATGTGTATCTTCCACGTTGTACTCACACTAGGAAAACAAGGCATGTAACGTTGAGAGGTAAACAAGAGAGACATCACCCCCATTTAACTTTCCACAAAATGCAGAACTTGGAGCAAGTTTGCAGTTTGAAACCGAGTGGCAAATATAAGCTTAGAGAACCCCCTGAAGAGGGCCCTGCGCCTTTGCCTGCAAAACTGGACATTATTCTTGTCCCTGGTGTTGCCTTCAATGTTAAAGATGGTGCAAGATTGGGATGGGGAGCAGGTTATTACGATGACTTTTTCAGAAGATATCAATTGCACCATAGGAGTGACACTCCATTGCTTGTGGGATTGGCTCTGAACCAACAAGTTGTAGATCATATCCCTTTGGAACCTCACGATTATGTCATGGACTGTATTGCGTCCGGAGATGGCAAACTTCATTGGATCCatgaagataaattgaataaataa
- the BAT1 gene encoding branched-chain-amino-acid transaminase BAT1 (similar to Saccharomyces cerevisiae BAT2 (YJR148W) and BAT1 (YHR208W); ancestral locus Anc_4.389), whose translation MMVYNSSFRFSVSRILPSVRTVHTAPLKAANVKITGIKTPSQPKPNEQLVFGKTFTDHMLTVEWTKASGWGIPEIKPYGNLSLDPSACVFHYGFELFEGLKAYRTEDNKITMFRPDKNMERMNKSAARICLPTFDSEELIKLMGKLIQQDKHLVPEGKGYSLYIRPTLIGTTNALGVSTPDRALLYVITSPVGPYYKTGFKAVGLEATDYATRAWPGGCGDKKLGANYAPCILPQLQAAERGYQQNLWLFGPEKNITEVGTMNVFFAFKDSSTGKKELVTAPLDGTILEGVTRDSILALAREKLDPSEWNINERYYSINEVEERASKGELLEAFGSGTAAVVSPIKTIGWTGNDIDVPLLPGEQSGPLTKDIAKWIADIQYGRVSHGNWSRIVADLNTDAI comes from the coding sequence ATGATGGTTTACAACAGTAGCTTCAGGTTTTCTGTGTCGCGGATATTACCTTCAGTGAGAACTGTCCACACAGCACCATTAAAAGCCGCTAATGTCAAAATTACTGGCATCAAGACTCCATCGCAGCCAAAACCAAACGAACAGTTAGTCTTTGGTAAAACGTTCACCGATCATATGCTAACCGTTGAATGGACGAAGGCCAGCGGTTGGGGAATTCCTGAGATAAAACCATACGGAAACTTATCACTAGACCCATCTGCTTGTGTTTTCCACTATGGTTTCGAGCTATTTGAAGGTTTAAAAGCTTACAGAACTGAGGATAACAAGATTACCATGTTCCGTCCAGATAAAAACATGGAACGTATGAATAAGTCTGCTGCAAGGATCTGTTTACCTACTTTCGACTCAGAAGAACTGATCAAATTAATGGGCAAATTAATACAACAAGATAAGCACCTGGTACCTGAGGGAAAGGGATACTCCTTGTATATTAGACCAACGCTGATTGGTACTACAAACGCACTTGGTGTTTCCACCCCTGACAGAGCATTGCTTTATGTGATCACTTCCCCAGTGGGTCCTTATTATAAGACTGGCTTCAAGGCAGTTGGATTGGAAGCTACTGATTACGCTACTAGAGCCTGGCCTGGCGGCTGTGGGGATAAAAAACTAGGTGCAAACTATGCTCCATGTATTTTACCACAATTACAAGCTGCAGAGAGAGGTTACCAACAAAATCTTTGGTTATTTGGCCCtgagaaaaatattacagAAGTGGGTACAATGAATGTCTTTTTTGCGTTTAAGGACAGTAGTACTGGTAAAAAAGAGCTGGTTACAGCACCTCTAGATGGTACTATTCTCGAAGGTGTTACAAGGGATTCTATTTTGGCTTTGGCAAGGGAGAAATTAGATCCAAGCGAATGGAATATTAATGAGCGCTATTATTCTATtaatgaagttgaagagAGGGCATCGAAAGGTGAGCTTTTAGAAGCTTTTGGATCGGGTACAGCAGCTGTTGTCTCCCCAATAAAGACTATTGGTTGGACAGGAAACGATATAGATGTCCCTCTATTACCAGGTGAACAGAGTGGTCCTCTAACGAAAGATATCGCAAAGTGGATTGCAGATATACAATATGGTAGGGTCAGCCATGGTAACTGGTCAAGGATTGTTGCTGATCTAAATACTGACGCTATATAG